The genomic window AAAGAAGTTGATGACTGGCTGAACGAAAATTAATATCAAACCCCACTAACACTAAAAAACGGTCGGGGATTTCTCCCTTGACCGTTTTATCATTGAAAATCCGAAAGGAATAATTATGCTACATTATGCAGTAGTCTTCTTCGTCATTGCCATCATTGCAGCCTTCCTTGGTTTTGGCGGCATTGCAGGCAGCGCGGCAGGTATCGCTAAAATCCTGTTTATCTGTTTCTTGGTTTTAGCTGTGTTGTCTTTGATTTTTGGCAAAAGAAGATAATCAAAACCTAATAATTTAAACAATAAAGTAAAATCGTAAACAATTTTTTTTACGAAATATTTTATTGTTTATCAAAACAAAGGTCGTCTGAAATTTTCAGACGACCTTTCTTCATGTCAAACCTTAATCTTCATACGCTTCCATCGGCGGGCAGGAGCAGACCAGATTCCGGTCGCCGTACACGTCGTCCACGCGGTTGACGCTCGGCCA from Neisseria sp. DTU_2020_1000833_1_SI_GRL_NUU_006 includes these protein-coding regions:
- a CDS encoding DUF1328 domain-containing protein, which gives rise to MLHYAVVFFVIAIIAAFLGFGGIAGSAAGIAKILFICFLVLAVLSLIFGKRR